From Mycteria americana isolate JAX WOST 10 ecotype Jacksonville Zoo and Gardens chromosome 4, USCA_MyAme_1.0, whole genome shotgun sequence, one genomic window encodes:
- the MTTP gene encoding microsomal triglyceride transfer protein large subunit isoform X2: MPLLQIMRKVVLLLAYGCGGSTGLRGAKRHTTGPSLNNDKLYQFAYSAEVYVDRVKASLQKSAGYRLSSGVDVNLLWRNPDNDDDQLIKITIRDVQVENVNERPAAKNIFKGKSTEKIIGKEYLEALQRPIVLELVRGKVQNFYSYQNEPGFTQNIKRGLASLFQLQLHSGTAREVDISGKCNTTYHVRQDQVTKIKALDSCEIEKQGFTSHNRILDASTKATSATTYVLEDSFIKSIKAEENYVLLLNYRRKTGAKIVSKQRLELKSVQAGPGLIAGKQVASVIKTLDSSYVAVPLVAEPVKSECKKRPSLSEHWQSIREHMYPEKLSKAEAARSFLSFIQNIRKATKEEILQIIRSENKELLPQVVDAVTSAQTPASLEAILEFLDFKDASTSTLQERFLYACGFASHPSEMLLKSLTAKFKGDIANEEIRETLVIVMGALIRKLCDREGCKLPAVVEAKRLILSRLEKAKKDDNVRMYLLALKNALLPEAIPLLLKYAESEEGPISNVAATALQRYDPSFLTKEVKETMNRIYHQNRKVHEKTVRTTAAAIILNSNPSYMEVKNILLSIGELPLEMNKYMLSMIQDILNFEMPSSKTVRQVLKDMRAHNYDRFSKMGSSSAYSGYITRGPDVSSTYSLDILYSGSGILRRSNMNIRIFDRNAELHASQVVIEAQGLESIIAATPDEGEENLDSFAGMSAILFDVQLRPVTFFQGYGDLMSKMFSATGDPINVVKGLILLTDYSQEIQLQSGPRASMEFLGGLAIDISGGMEFSLWYRESKTNVKNRVAMFIAGNTEVDSFFVKTGMETTLEVETTLDFISTVQFSQYPFLVCMQMDKVESPFRRYVTKYESLPSGRRYTARRGKAELLAGNEYPLHQENSNMCRKVFGAKSDSSSNWF; encoded by the exons ATGCCCCTGCTGCAAATCATGAGGAAAGTTGTGCTCCTCCTTGCCTATGGCTGTGGTGGCTCCACGGGATTAAGAGGAgcgaaaa GGCACACTACTGGACCAAGCTTAAATAATGACAAGCTATATCAATTTGCTTACTCAGCTGAAGTGTATGTTGATCGGGTAAAAGCATCACTGCAGAAAAGTGCAGGCTACCGGCTTTCTTCTGGTGTGGATGTCAACCTCTTATGGAGAAATCCTGACAATGATGATGACCAGTTGATCAAAATTACG ATAAGAGATGTTCAAGTTGAAAATGTGAATGAACGTCCAGCTGCTAAAAacatcttcaaaggaaaaagcacagagaagatCATCGGGAAAGAATATCTGGAAGCTTTACAGAGGCCCATAGTTCTTGAGCTAGTCCGTGGAAAA gtCCAAAACTTCTACTCGTATCAAAATGAACCTGGTTTTACTCAGAACATTAAAAGAGGTCTGGCTAGCCTTTTCCAGCTACAGCTGCACTCTGGTACTGCCCGTGAG GTGGACATATCTGGCAAATGCAATACGACTTACCATGTGCGGCAAGATCAAGTGACTAAAATAAAAGCCCTGGACTCctgtgaaatagaaaaacaagGATTTACCAGCCACAACCGG attttagatGCCAGTACAAAAGCCACATCTGCCACAACTTATGTGCTGGAAGACAGTTTCATTAAATCcattaaagcagaagaaaattatgttttgcttctgaattaCCGACGAAAAACAGGTGCCAAAATAGTTTCAAA GCAGAGACTGGAACTGAAGTCAGTACAAGCTGGCCCTGGACTGATCGCTGGGAAGCAAGTCGCCAGTGTTATCAAGACCTTGGACTCCAGTTACGTTGCCGTGCCACTAGTAGCAGAGCCAGTCAAATCCGAATGCAAAAAGCGTCCTTCA CTTTCTGAACACTGGCAGAGCATCAGAGAACATATGTATCCTGAAAAACTTTCCAAGGCTGAAGCAGCAAGAAGCTTTTTGTCCTTCATTCAGAACATCAGAAAAGCTACAAAAGAGGAGATACTGCAGATTATtagaagtgaaaataaagaacttCT TCCGCAGGTAGTGGATGCCGTAACCTCTGCTCAAACCCCAGCATCACTGGAGGCCATACTGGAGTTTCTTGACTTTAAGGATGCAAGCACTTCCACCCTGCAGGAGCGATTCCTGTATGCCTGTGGATTTGCTTCTCACCCCAGTGAAATGCTCCTGAAATCTTTAACT GCTAAGTTTAAGGGTGATATCGCAAATGAAGAAATCAGAGAAACTCTTGTCATTGTCATGGGAGCGCTCATCAGAAAGCTGTGCGACAGAGAAGGTTGCAAGCTTCCA GCTGTTGTGGAAGCCAAAAGGCTGATTCTAAGCAGACTGGAGAAGGCTAAGAAAGATGACAATGTGAGGATGTACCTGCTGGCACTGAAGAATGCACTCCTTCCCGAAGCAATTCCACTGCTTCTGAAGTACGCCGAGTCAGAAGAAGGGCCCATCAGCAATGTTGCTGCCACTGCCTTACAGCGATATGATCCTTCTTTTCTCACCAAAGAG GTGAAGGAAACAATGAACAGGATATACCACCAGAATCGTAAAGTCCACGAAAAGACAGTGCGAACCACTGCAGCTGCTATCATCTTAAACAGTAACCCATCCTACATGGAAGTGAAAAACATCCTGCTCTCCATTGGTGAGCTGCCTCTGGAAATGAACAAGTACATGCTCTCCATGATCCAAGATATACTCAACTTTGAAATGCCTTCAAG CAAAACAGTTCGGCAAGTTCTGAAGGACATGCGTGCTCATAACTATGATCGCTTTTCCAAGATGGGCTCTTCCTCTGCCTACTCTGGCTATATTACAC gtGGTCCTGATGTATCATCCACATATAGCCTTGACATCCTCTATTCAGGCTCTGGCATTTTAAGGAGAAGTAACATGAACATCCGTATTTTCGATAGAAATGCTGAACTTCATGCCAGCCAG GTGGTGATTGAAGCTCAAGGTCTAGAGTCCATAATAGCTGCAACTCCTGATGAAGGCGAGGAAAACCTGGACTCCTTTGCTGGCATGTCAGCCATTCTGTTCGATGTCCAACTCAGGCCAGTTACATTTTTCCAAGGGTACGGTGATTTAATGTCTAAAATGTTCTCAGCAACTGGAGATCCCATTAACGTGGTGAAAGGACTTATCCTCCTGACAGATTACTCACAG GAGATTCAGCTGCAGTCCGGGCCGAGGGCCAGCATGGAGTTCCTGGGTGGCCTGGCCATCGACATCTCGGGAGGGATGGAGTTCAGCCTGTGGTACAGGGAATCCAAAACCAACGTCAAGAACCG GGTAGCCATGTTTATAGCTGGTAACACTGAGGTGGATTCCTTCTTTGTAAAAACTGGTATGGAAACCACTTTGGAAGTAGAAACGACATTGGACTTCATCTCCACGGTGCAGTTTTCACAGTACCCATTTTTAGTCTGTATGCAGATGGACAAAGTTGAGTCTCCGTTCAG GCGTTACGTGACTAAGTATGAAAGTCTACCATCTGGCAGACGGTACACTGCaaggagagggaaagcagaacTGTTGGCAGGTAATGAATACCCTCTCCATCAAGAAAACTCCAACATGTGCAGGAAGGTTTTCGGCGCAAAGTCTGATTCCTCCAGCAACTGGTTTTGA
- the MTTP gene encoding microsomal triglyceride transfer protein large subunit isoform X1, translating to MKSSGGTSTRCREMRINSVADPAALSASFPPLSAAHFLEALILHAAVGSSGESSMILLTVLFLCIISTYSASVKGHTTGPSLNNDKLYQFAYSAEVYVDRVKASLQKSAGYRLSSGVDVNLLWRNPDNDDDQLIKITIRDVQVENVNERPAAKNIFKGKSTEKIIGKEYLEALQRPIVLELVRGKVQNFYSYQNEPGFTQNIKRGLASLFQLQLHSGTAREVDISGKCNTTYHVRQDQVTKIKALDSCEIEKQGFTSHNRILDASTKATSATTYVLEDSFIKSIKAEENYVLLLNYRRKTGAKIVSKQRLELKSVQAGPGLIAGKQVASVIKTLDSSYVAVPLVAEPVKSECKKRPSLSEHWQSIREHMYPEKLSKAEAARSFLSFIQNIRKATKEEILQIIRSENKELLPQVVDAVTSAQTPASLEAILEFLDFKDASTSTLQERFLYACGFASHPSEMLLKSLTAKFKGDIANEEIRETLVIVMGALIRKLCDREGCKLPAVVEAKRLILSRLEKAKKDDNVRMYLLALKNALLPEAIPLLLKYAESEEGPISNVAATALQRYDPSFLTKEVKETMNRIYHQNRKVHEKTVRTTAAAIILNSNPSYMEVKNILLSIGELPLEMNKYMLSMIQDILNFEMPSSKTVRQVLKDMRAHNYDRFSKMGSSSAYSGYITRGPDVSSTYSLDILYSGSGILRRSNMNIRIFDRNAELHASQVVIEAQGLESIIAATPDEGEENLDSFAGMSAILFDVQLRPVTFFQGYGDLMSKMFSATGDPINVVKGLILLTDYSQEIQLQSGPRASMEFLGGLAIDISGGMEFSLWYRESKTNVKNRVAMFIAGNTEVDSFFVKTGMETTLEVETTLDFISTVQFSQYPFLVCMQMDKVESPFRRYVTKYESLPSGRRYTARRGKAELLAGNEYPLHQENSNMCRKVFGAKSDSSSNWF from the exons ATGAAGAGCTCTGGGGGGACTTCCACAAGGTGCAGAGAGATGAGG ATAAACAGTGTGGCCGACCCGGCAGCTCTCTCTGCAAGCTTCCCTCCACTCTCAGCAGCTCACTTCTTGGAGGCTCTCATACTTCATGCTGCAGTTGGGAGCTCAGGGGAGTCCAGCATGATTCTTCTTACCGTGCTGTTCCTTTGCATCATTTCCACCTACTCAGCCTCTGTTAAAG GGCACACTACTGGACCAAGCTTAAATAATGACAAGCTATATCAATTTGCTTACTCAGCTGAAGTGTATGTTGATCGGGTAAAAGCATCACTGCAGAAAAGTGCAGGCTACCGGCTTTCTTCTGGTGTGGATGTCAACCTCTTATGGAGAAATCCTGACAATGATGATGACCAGTTGATCAAAATTACG ATAAGAGATGTTCAAGTTGAAAATGTGAATGAACGTCCAGCTGCTAAAAacatcttcaaaggaaaaagcacagagaagatCATCGGGAAAGAATATCTGGAAGCTTTACAGAGGCCCATAGTTCTTGAGCTAGTCCGTGGAAAA gtCCAAAACTTCTACTCGTATCAAAATGAACCTGGTTTTACTCAGAACATTAAAAGAGGTCTGGCTAGCCTTTTCCAGCTACAGCTGCACTCTGGTACTGCCCGTGAG GTGGACATATCTGGCAAATGCAATACGACTTACCATGTGCGGCAAGATCAAGTGACTAAAATAAAAGCCCTGGACTCctgtgaaatagaaaaacaagGATTTACCAGCCACAACCGG attttagatGCCAGTACAAAAGCCACATCTGCCACAACTTATGTGCTGGAAGACAGTTTCATTAAATCcattaaagcagaagaaaattatgttttgcttctgaattaCCGACGAAAAACAGGTGCCAAAATAGTTTCAAA GCAGAGACTGGAACTGAAGTCAGTACAAGCTGGCCCTGGACTGATCGCTGGGAAGCAAGTCGCCAGTGTTATCAAGACCTTGGACTCCAGTTACGTTGCCGTGCCACTAGTAGCAGAGCCAGTCAAATCCGAATGCAAAAAGCGTCCTTCA CTTTCTGAACACTGGCAGAGCATCAGAGAACATATGTATCCTGAAAAACTTTCCAAGGCTGAAGCAGCAAGAAGCTTTTTGTCCTTCATTCAGAACATCAGAAAAGCTACAAAAGAGGAGATACTGCAGATTATtagaagtgaaaataaagaacttCT TCCGCAGGTAGTGGATGCCGTAACCTCTGCTCAAACCCCAGCATCACTGGAGGCCATACTGGAGTTTCTTGACTTTAAGGATGCAAGCACTTCCACCCTGCAGGAGCGATTCCTGTATGCCTGTGGATTTGCTTCTCACCCCAGTGAAATGCTCCTGAAATCTTTAACT GCTAAGTTTAAGGGTGATATCGCAAATGAAGAAATCAGAGAAACTCTTGTCATTGTCATGGGAGCGCTCATCAGAAAGCTGTGCGACAGAGAAGGTTGCAAGCTTCCA GCTGTTGTGGAAGCCAAAAGGCTGATTCTAAGCAGACTGGAGAAGGCTAAGAAAGATGACAATGTGAGGATGTACCTGCTGGCACTGAAGAATGCACTCCTTCCCGAAGCAATTCCACTGCTTCTGAAGTACGCCGAGTCAGAAGAAGGGCCCATCAGCAATGTTGCTGCCACTGCCTTACAGCGATATGATCCTTCTTTTCTCACCAAAGAG GTGAAGGAAACAATGAACAGGATATACCACCAGAATCGTAAAGTCCACGAAAAGACAGTGCGAACCACTGCAGCTGCTATCATCTTAAACAGTAACCCATCCTACATGGAAGTGAAAAACATCCTGCTCTCCATTGGTGAGCTGCCTCTGGAAATGAACAAGTACATGCTCTCCATGATCCAAGATATACTCAACTTTGAAATGCCTTCAAG CAAAACAGTTCGGCAAGTTCTGAAGGACATGCGTGCTCATAACTATGATCGCTTTTCCAAGATGGGCTCTTCCTCTGCCTACTCTGGCTATATTACAC gtGGTCCTGATGTATCATCCACATATAGCCTTGACATCCTCTATTCAGGCTCTGGCATTTTAAGGAGAAGTAACATGAACATCCGTATTTTCGATAGAAATGCTGAACTTCATGCCAGCCAG GTGGTGATTGAAGCTCAAGGTCTAGAGTCCATAATAGCTGCAACTCCTGATGAAGGCGAGGAAAACCTGGACTCCTTTGCTGGCATGTCAGCCATTCTGTTCGATGTCCAACTCAGGCCAGTTACATTTTTCCAAGGGTACGGTGATTTAATGTCTAAAATGTTCTCAGCAACTGGAGATCCCATTAACGTGGTGAAAGGACTTATCCTCCTGACAGATTACTCACAG GAGATTCAGCTGCAGTCCGGGCCGAGGGCCAGCATGGAGTTCCTGGGTGGCCTGGCCATCGACATCTCGGGAGGGATGGAGTTCAGCCTGTGGTACAGGGAATCCAAAACCAACGTCAAGAACCG GGTAGCCATGTTTATAGCTGGTAACACTGAGGTGGATTCCTTCTTTGTAAAAACTGGTATGGAAACCACTTTGGAAGTAGAAACGACATTGGACTTCATCTCCACGGTGCAGTTTTCACAGTACCCATTTTTAGTCTGTATGCAGATGGACAAAGTTGAGTCTCCGTTCAG GCGTTACGTGACTAAGTATGAAAGTCTACCATCTGGCAGACGGTACACTGCaaggagagggaaagcagaacTGTTGGCAGGTAATGAATACCCTCTCCATCAAGAAAACTCCAACATGTGCAGGAAGGTTTTCGGCGCAAAGTCTGATTCCTCCAGCAACTGGTTTTGA
- the MTTP gene encoding microsomal triglyceride transfer protein large subunit isoform X3 has protein sequence MILLTVLFLCIISTYSASVKGHTTGPSLNNDKLYQFAYSAEVYVDRVKASLQKSAGYRLSSGVDVNLLWRNPDNDDDQLIKITIRDVQVENVNERPAAKNIFKGKSTEKIIGKEYLEALQRPIVLELVRGKVQNFYSYQNEPGFTQNIKRGLASLFQLQLHSGTAREVDISGKCNTTYHVRQDQVTKIKALDSCEIEKQGFTSHNRILDASTKATSATTYVLEDSFIKSIKAEENYVLLLNYRRKTGAKIVSKQRLELKSVQAGPGLIAGKQVASVIKTLDSSYVAVPLVAEPVKSECKKRPSLSEHWQSIREHMYPEKLSKAEAARSFLSFIQNIRKATKEEILQIIRSENKELLPQVVDAVTSAQTPASLEAILEFLDFKDASTSTLQERFLYACGFASHPSEMLLKSLTAKFKGDIANEEIRETLVIVMGALIRKLCDREGCKLPAVVEAKRLILSRLEKAKKDDNVRMYLLALKNALLPEAIPLLLKYAESEEGPISNVAATALQRYDPSFLTKEVKETMNRIYHQNRKVHEKTVRTTAAAIILNSNPSYMEVKNILLSIGELPLEMNKYMLSMIQDILNFEMPSSKTVRQVLKDMRAHNYDRFSKMGSSSAYSGYITRGPDVSSTYSLDILYSGSGILRRSNMNIRIFDRNAELHASQVVIEAQGLESIIAATPDEGEENLDSFAGMSAILFDVQLRPVTFFQGYGDLMSKMFSATGDPINVVKGLILLTDYSQEIQLQSGPRASMEFLGGLAIDISGGMEFSLWYRESKTNVKNRVAMFIAGNTEVDSFFVKTGMETTLEVETTLDFISTVQFSQYPFLVCMQMDKVESPFRRYVTKYESLPSGRRYTARRGKAELLAGNEYPLHQENSNMCRKVFGAKSDSSSNWF, from the exons ATGATTCTTCTTACCGTGCTGTTCCTTTGCATCATTTCCACCTACTCAGCCTCTGTTAAAG GGCACACTACTGGACCAAGCTTAAATAATGACAAGCTATATCAATTTGCTTACTCAGCTGAAGTGTATGTTGATCGGGTAAAAGCATCACTGCAGAAAAGTGCAGGCTACCGGCTTTCTTCTGGTGTGGATGTCAACCTCTTATGGAGAAATCCTGACAATGATGATGACCAGTTGATCAAAATTACG ATAAGAGATGTTCAAGTTGAAAATGTGAATGAACGTCCAGCTGCTAAAAacatcttcaaaggaaaaagcacagagaagatCATCGGGAAAGAATATCTGGAAGCTTTACAGAGGCCCATAGTTCTTGAGCTAGTCCGTGGAAAA gtCCAAAACTTCTACTCGTATCAAAATGAACCTGGTTTTACTCAGAACATTAAAAGAGGTCTGGCTAGCCTTTTCCAGCTACAGCTGCACTCTGGTACTGCCCGTGAG GTGGACATATCTGGCAAATGCAATACGACTTACCATGTGCGGCAAGATCAAGTGACTAAAATAAAAGCCCTGGACTCctgtgaaatagaaaaacaagGATTTACCAGCCACAACCGG attttagatGCCAGTACAAAAGCCACATCTGCCACAACTTATGTGCTGGAAGACAGTTTCATTAAATCcattaaagcagaagaaaattatgttttgcttctgaattaCCGACGAAAAACAGGTGCCAAAATAGTTTCAAA GCAGAGACTGGAACTGAAGTCAGTACAAGCTGGCCCTGGACTGATCGCTGGGAAGCAAGTCGCCAGTGTTATCAAGACCTTGGACTCCAGTTACGTTGCCGTGCCACTAGTAGCAGAGCCAGTCAAATCCGAATGCAAAAAGCGTCCTTCA CTTTCTGAACACTGGCAGAGCATCAGAGAACATATGTATCCTGAAAAACTTTCCAAGGCTGAAGCAGCAAGAAGCTTTTTGTCCTTCATTCAGAACATCAGAAAAGCTACAAAAGAGGAGATACTGCAGATTATtagaagtgaaaataaagaacttCT TCCGCAGGTAGTGGATGCCGTAACCTCTGCTCAAACCCCAGCATCACTGGAGGCCATACTGGAGTTTCTTGACTTTAAGGATGCAAGCACTTCCACCCTGCAGGAGCGATTCCTGTATGCCTGTGGATTTGCTTCTCACCCCAGTGAAATGCTCCTGAAATCTTTAACT GCTAAGTTTAAGGGTGATATCGCAAATGAAGAAATCAGAGAAACTCTTGTCATTGTCATGGGAGCGCTCATCAGAAAGCTGTGCGACAGAGAAGGTTGCAAGCTTCCA GCTGTTGTGGAAGCCAAAAGGCTGATTCTAAGCAGACTGGAGAAGGCTAAGAAAGATGACAATGTGAGGATGTACCTGCTGGCACTGAAGAATGCACTCCTTCCCGAAGCAATTCCACTGCTTCTGAAGTACGCCGAGTCAGAAGAAGGGCCCATCAGCAATGTTGCTGCCACTGCCTTACAGCGATATGATCCTTCTTTTCTCACCAAAGAG GTGAAGGAAACAATGAACAGGATATACCACCAGAATCGTAAAGTCCACGAAAAGACAGTGCGAACCACTGCAGCTGCTATCATCTTAAACAGTAACCCATCCTACATGGAAGTGAAAAACATCCTGCTCTCCATTGGTGAGCTGCCTCTGGAAATGAACAAGTACATGCTCTCCATGATCCAAGATATACTCAACTTTGAAATGCCTTCAAG CAAAACAGTTCGGCAAGTTCTGAAGGACATGCGTGCTCATAACTATGATCGCTTTTCCAAGATGGGCTCTTCCTCTGCCTACTCTGGCTATATTACAC gtGGTCCTGATGTATCATCCACATATAGCCTTGACATCCTCTATTCAGGCTCTGGCATTTTAAGGAGAAGTAACATGAACATCCGTATTTTCGATAGAAATGCTGAACTTCATGCCAGCCAG GTGGTGATTGAAGCTCAAGGTCTAGAGTCCATAATAGCTGCAACTCCTGATGAAGGCGAGGAAAACCTGGACTCCTTTGCTGGCATGTCAGCCATTCTGTTCGATGTCCAACTCAGGCCAGTTACATTTTTCCAAGGGTACGGTGATTTAATGTCTAAAATGTTCTCAGCAACTGGAGATCCCATTAACGTGGTGAAAGGACTTATCCTCCTGACAGATTACTCACAG GAGATTCAGCTGCAGTCCGGGCCGAGGGCCAGCATGGAGTTCCTGGGTGGCCTGGCCATCGACATCTCGGGAGGGATGGAGTTCAGCCTGTGGTACAGGGAATCCAAAACCAACGTCAAGAACCG GGTAGCCATGTTTATAGCTGGTAACACTGAGGTGGATTCCTTCTTTGTAAAAACTGGTATGGAAACCACTTTGGAAGTAGAAACGACATTGGACTTCATCTCCACGGTGCAGTTTTCACAGTACCCATTTTTAGTCTGTATGCAGATGGACAAAGTTGAGTCTCCGTTCAG GCGTTACGTGACTAAGTATGAAAGTCTACCATCTGGCAGACGGTACACTGCaaggagagggaaagcagaacTGTTGGCAGGTAATGAATACCCTCTCCATCAAGAAAACTCCAACATGTGCAGGAAGGTTTTCGGCGCAAAGTCTGATTCCTCCAGCAACTGGTTTTGA